A window of Trichoderma atroviride chromosome 3, complete sequence contains these coding sequences:
- a CDS encoding uncharacterized protein (EggNog:ENOG41), with amino-acid sequence MSLHQRVSANGGRRASVSHSAAYATSDYEQRLLDSLNTAHTELNKTNSERDRYLGLLEQANKKLAEVTVTNTDLKSQNQNLKDTIASLQERIQRGKEESDRLGFENDALAQDYAELKAKYSNLSHQFNALNSAPPPFSNNATNGLPGSMAERPKLSRSSSKKERKEDREERSREERSRVRDKEKSRDREREDKREREKEKERDKENVKEKEKKEHRAEKERLSRRFEERRVVPPAPAPAAPAPPPPPITNRRNSFIEGWGPAGRTSSASGSSTRSYTNGPHGPNGHIGHNGHAQVPAVTPVNKAPYANISRTATNPMTPRIYSAAGSTAAVFDDDGGYEDGNYHAYPISR; translated from the exons atGTCGCTCCATCAGCGAGTATCCGCCAATGGCGGGCGGAGGGCCTCTGTCTCGCACTCGGCGGCTTACG CGACGTCCGATTACGAGCAGCGCCTGCTCGACTCCCTCAACACGGCTCACACGGAGCTCAACAAGACCAACTCGGAAAGGGACCGCTATCTAGGCCTCCTCGAACAGgccaacaagaagctcgcCGAGGTTACCGTCACTAATACCGACCTCAAGTCTCAGAACCAGAACTTGAAAGACACCATCGCCTCTCTCCAGGAGAGGATCCAGCGCGGTAAGGAAGAAAGCGACAGGCTCGGCTTTGAGAATGATGCTCTGGCACAGGACTACGCCGAGCTCAAGGCCAAATACAGCAATCTGTCTCATCAATTCAATGCGCTGAACAGCGCCCCTCCTCCATTCTCTAACAACGCTACCAACGGATTGCCAGGGTCGATGGCAGAACGTCCCAAGCTCTCTCGCTCCTCCAGCAAGAAGGAGCGCAAGGAGGATCGTGAGGAGCGCAGCCGGGAGGAGCGCAGCCGGGTTCGAGACAAGGAAAAGTCTCGAGATCGTGAGAGAGAGGACAAgcgcgagagagagaaagaaaaagaaagggacaaggaaaatgtaaaggaaaaggaaaagaaagagcaCAGAGCTGAAAAGGAACGGCTCTCTCGTCGCTTTGAAGAGAGGCGTGTGGTTCCGCCTGCACCCGCCCCggcggctccagcgcctccacctccaccgATCACAAATCGACGGAACAGCTTCATCGAGGGCTGGGGCCCCGCCGGCCGGACGTCGTCAGCCTCGGGATCTTCCACTCGGAGTTACACCAACGGACCCCACGGACCCAACGGACACATTGGACACAATGGACACGCGCAAGTGCCTGCTGTCACACCTGTCAACAAGGCGCCCTATGCCAACATCTCCCGGACTGCTACCAACCCAATGACTCCTCGTATCTACAGCGCCGCTGGAAGCACAGCCGCCGTGTTCGATGACGACGGGGGCTACGAGGATGGCAACTATCATGCCTATCCAATCAGCCGATAA
- a CDS encoding uncharacterized protein (EggNog:ENOG41~TransMembrane:1 (i251-269o)) — protein sequence MKLSPSLSDDLARWAELQPVFFTGSAATHGRRVNVSPKGQDAHFSVLGPNQCAYIDRTGSGCETISHAYENGRLCLMFMSFGPSPRILRLFCRVTVVEWDQPAFAALIRKIAKGKREIFDGARAVILCDIWQTQTSCGFGVPRVKKGLYSPDGDVEDGTGIARGVDEILREGVQDREKLDELSVFEQRPTLDTWATKKTQGNQMLDYQVTNNTRSLDGLPGLKAARREAGQVLWVGDLKARLRRIASEGEAVAAGFLLAVLLYFVFSGLDLRGIYTAVL from the coding sequence ATGAAGCTTTCCCCTTCGCTCTCAGATGACCTTGCTCGCTGGGCAGAGCTCCAGCCCGTCTTTTTCACCGGCTCAGCTGCTACCCATGGGCGTCGCGTCAATGTTTCTCCCAAAGGACAAGATGCGCACTTTTCTGTTCTTGGCCCCAACCAATGCGCCTACATTGATCGCACTGGGTCTGGGTGTGAAACAATTTCTCATGCTTACGAAAACGGACGCCTCTGTCTCATGTTTATGAGCTTTGGTCCTTCCCCGCGAATCCTACGACTCTTCTGTCGTGTTACGGTCGTGGAGTGGGATCAGCcagcctttgctgctctgaTACGCAAAATTGCCAAAGGCAAGCGAGAGATTTTTGATGGAGCTCGCGCCGTCATTCTCTGTGATATTTGGCAAACTCAGACTAGCTGTGGATTTGGTGTGCCACGTGTGAAGAAGGGGCTTTATAGCcctgatggagatgttgaagatggcacTGGCATCGCCAGAGGGGTTGATGAAATCCTCCGCGAGGGGGTTCAGGACCGCGAAAAGCTTGATGAGCTTTCTGTTTTTGAACAGCGGCCCACGCTGGACACTTGGGCTACCAAGAAAACCCAAGGCAACCAGATGCTGGACTACCAGGTGACCAACAATACCCGCAGTCTTGATGGGCTTCCTGGGCTGAAGGCAGCAAGGCGTGAGGCCGGACAGGTGCTATGGGTGGGCGACCTGAAGGCTAGGCTGCGAAGGATCGCTTCGGAAGGCGAGGCCGTCGCAGCAGGATTTCTATTAGCGGTTTTGTtgtattttgttttctctggATTAGATTTACGTGGGATATATACTGCTGTGTTGTAA